A stretch of DNA from Vallitalea longa:
AAGAAGTATTAATTATTGCATTGGTATTAGCCATTAGAACAATGACAAATAAGGATAATATTGTTATAGAGATGGAAAGTCACGGAAGAGAAGATATAATGGAAAGTCTTGATGTATCAAGAACCGTAGGATGGTTTACTACGATGTTTCCATCATATTTTAGAACGGATAAAAATGATTTGGATAGTAACATCAAATCACTTAAAGAGCAAATAAGAAGTATCCCGAATAAAGGATTTAATTATGGAATTCTAAAGTATATTAGACATGAATTAACAGATTTAAATCATAAACTTATAAGGTTCAATTATCTAGGGGATTTTGACAATATATTTATTCATGATGGTAGAAATATACGAAACATTTCTTTTGGATTAGATAGTGATGATGAAAATAGATTGACAACTTTAATGGATGTATCAGCAGCGATTCTTAATGGAAAACTGGAAATTACTTTTGTTTACAGTGAAAATAGTTTCAATGAATCATATGTTAAAGGGTTAATGAATGCTTATTTAGATTCATTGAGATCCATACTGGGAGAGTGTAATAGTAAGGTATCTAATGAATTTACACCTTCGGATTTTGACATTCTAGATATTACACAGGAAGAATTAGATAGTTTATTTGAGTAATAAAATCAGCATCTAAAAAGGAGGGAGTGAATACAGTGAAGAGAAATCATTACTTTGCTGTCATTATGAGCATTTTGGTTATAGTGATAGTGATTTTACCATCATTTAATGTATTTGCTGAAGAAGTTGCAATAGGTAAATATGGGGTTGAAGTGGCTGAAATAAGTACATTTATTCAGGACCAAATGGAGATTGGAAAAATACCTGGAATATCAGTAGTCGTTGTTGAAGGTGAAAATATAGTGTACCAAAAATCATTTGGGTATGCTGATTTGAAATCCGAAAATAAAGTAGACCAAGAAACATTATTTGAGTTAGCATCAAATTCAAAAGCATTCACTGGACTGGGAATTTTAAAGATGATTGATGATGGTCTAATAAACATGAATAGCAATGTAAAAGAATATTTACCTTGGCTCACATTATACTATGATGATAGTGAAGTGGATGTAACAGTTGAACAGTTATTACACCATACCAGTGGCATATCATCAAAGACTATCAGTATGATACAGATTTCTAATAACGATAATGCCCTTGAAAACACAGTAAAGACCCTTGTAGACACCAATTTAGATACCTATCCAGGTGATGATTTTCAATATGCAACAATAAATTATGATGTGCTTGGGTTAATAATACAAGAGGTTAGTGGAGTGTCCTATGAAGAATACATTTTAAAAGAGATTTTAGTTCCTTTAGGGTTAAGCAACACTTATTTATTCAATAACGATGACACAGAGAATAAACTTGCTACAGGTTATAAAATAGGATTCTTGCGACCTATACCATATAAAGCACCAATCTATAGAGGAAATAAACCG
This window harbors:
- a CDS encoding serine hydrolase domain-containing protein; this translates as MKRNHYFAVIMSILVIVIVILPSFNVFAEEVAIGKYGVEVAEISTFIQDQMEIGKIPGISVVVVEGENIVYQKSFGYADLKSENKVDQETLFELASNSKAFTGLGILKMIDDGLINMNSNVKEYLPWLTLYYDDSEVDVTVEQLLHHTSGISSKTISMIQISNNDNALENTVKTLVDTNLDTYPGDDFQYATINYDVLGLIIQEVSGVSYEEYILKEILVPLGLSNTYLFNNDDTENKLATGYKIGFLRPIPYKAPIYRGNKPAGYIMSNISDIGKWLKLQIGTGDVKVFDNLIAQSHIPDQNVTSPYDDSSYAIGWTVKDREGLEIIHGGNNPNYSSYMVIRPEEEFAVAVLSNINSSYTSVIGHGIKEKLLNNDYIYMGRDNYEFIDKIGVVVILIGSIISLLMLILIVRRILRIVHKKSSIKKLTKRCAIKMIILFVFVCGISYFLNTIPSIFFGASWGFVFVWYPFSIRIALYLVYMAIWSIYLFITIGCLSEKNLQVVKNDE